From the Streptomyces sp. SN-593 genome, the window CGCCGTCCGGCCGCCGCCGTTCCCGCGACCACGCGCGCGACCGGCTACGCCCGCGACCTGCCGAACGTACCCGCGACGCCGACCACCGCCGCCACCACGGCCCCGTGCCACAGCCCGGTCCACACCGACCCGAAGAAGCCCTGGCCGGTGAGCACCTGCCGCAGCACCACGTCGGTCAGGAACATCATCGCTGCCGGCACGCACGCCACCTGCCACGGGTGCGAGCGCGCCCAGCGCCGGATCCGCCGGTCCCGCCCGCCGCCCCGCGAGGAGTAGCCGAGCACCGAGCCCGCCCCGCCCACGCAGAAGAACAGCAGCGCGGCCACCGACAGCGCCCCGGTCAGGACACCGAGCCCGAAGTGCCCGTGCACGAGGTGCAGGGCCAGCGACACTCCACCGCCCAGCGCGCCCACCACGGCGGCCGGCCGCCAGGGTCCGAGGGTCACCGAGGCCACGGCCAGGTGCCGCTTCTCCGCGCCCGACACAGTGATTTCACGGGATGAACGACTCATACCGCTACGGTCCACCCCGCACCGCGCGCACGCCATAGGGGATGACCCTGAACCGACCCCCACCGCCTCCCCGGGGCGCGGCGCCGACGCGGCCCGGGCGCGCGCCCCCGGACACGACCGGGTGCCTGCCCGATCCGAGGACGCGCGCCCGCCCGAGGAATGGACACGTCCACCACCCCACCCCCGCCCCTGCGAGGATGACGGCACAGGGAGCCCCGTACCGCTTGAGGTGAACCGTCATGACCGCCACCACCGCGCTGACCCAGACCGTCGCCGTCCTCGGCACCGGCAAGATCGGCGAGGCGCTGCTCTCCGGGATGATCAGGGCCGGCTGGGCCCCCGACGACCTGCTGGTCACCGCCCGCCGCGCCGAGCGCGCCGAGGAACTGCGCATCCGCCACGGCGTCCGGGCCGTCGACAACGCGCACGCCGCCAAGGCCGCCGACACCCTCATCCTCGCCGTCAAGCCGCAGGACATGGACGCCCTGCTCACGGAGCTCGCCCCGCACGTCGGCGCCGACAAGCTGGTGATCAGCGCCGCCGCCGGCATCCCCACCACCTTCGTCGAGGACCGCCTCACCGACGGCACCGCGGTCGTCCGGGTCATGCCCAACACCCCCGTGCTCGTGGACGAGGGCATGTCCGTCATCTCCGCCGGCCGGCACGCCGACGAGACGCACCTCGCGCGCGCCGAGGCGATCTTCCAGCCGGTCGGCAAGACCCTGCGCGTCCCCGAGAAGCAGCAGGACGCCGCCACCGCGCTCTCCGGCTCCGGCCCCGCCTACTTCTACTACCTCGTCGAGGCGATGACCGACGCCGGCATCCTGCTCGGGCTGCCCCGCGCCCAGGCCCACGACCTCATCGTGCAGTCCGCGATCGGCGCCGCCGTCATGCTGCGCGACAGCGGCGAGCACCCGGTGAAGCTGCGCGAGGCCGTCACCTCACCGGCCGGCACCACCATCAGCGCCATCCGCGAGCTGGAGAACCACGGGGTGCGCGCCGCCCTGATCGCCGCACTGGAGGCCGCCCGCGACCGGAGCCGCGAGCTGGCCGGCGGCGCGTAGGGCCTGCCCGGGCAGGCCCTACGCACCGGGCGGCGCGACACCGGGGAGATCCGTGACGACCGGCCCCGGAGCCGTCACGCCGGACGCAGCAGTCCCATCGCCTCGTACGCCGCGTCCACCGTCGGCCGCGCCAGCGCCCTGGCGCGGGCCGCCCCCTCGCGCAGCACCCCGTCGACGTACGCCGGATCGGCGCTGATCTCGGCGTGCCGCGCCCGCAGCGGCCGCAGCAGCTCCACCACCGCGTCCGCCGTGTCCGCCTTGAGCACCCCGATCCCGTCGTACCGCTCCGCCAGCGCCCCCGGCTCCTCACCGGTGCACGCCGACAGGATCTCCAGCAGGTTCGCCACCCCCGGCCGCGCCTCCCGGTCGTACGACACCCCGGGCTCGCCGTCGGTCACCGCCCGCCGCACCTTCCTGGCCACGGCATCCGGCTCGTCCAGCAGGTAGACGATCCCGGACGTCGCCGCGTGGGACTTGCCCATCTTCGCCGACGGGTCCTGGAGGTCCATCACCCGCGCGGCCACCGCCGGCACGGTCGCCCGCGGCACCACGAACGTGTGGCCGTACCGCTGGTTGAAGCGCACCGCCAGGTCCCGGGTCAGCTCCACGTGCTGCGTCTGGTCCTCGCCCACCGGGACCTCGGTCGCCCCGTACGCCAGGATGTCCGCCGCCATCAGCACCGGGTAGGTCAGCAGCGACAGCCGCACGCCCTGTCCGGAGGTCCGCGCCCGCGCCGACTTCTCCTTGTACTGGATCATCCGGCGCATCTCGCCGTCGGTGGCCACGCACTCCAGCAGGTACATCAGCCGGGCGTGCTCGTCCACGTGGCTCTGCGCGAACACCGTGCAGACCTCGGGGTCCAGGCCGGAGGCCAGCAGCAGCCCCGCCGTCTGCCGGCTCAGCCGCCGGACCCGCGCCGGGTCGTGCTCGACGGTCAGCGCGTGCAGGTCCACCACGCAGAAGAGCGACTCCGCCCGGTGCTGGTCGACCTCCGCCCACCGCCGCATCGCGCCGAGGTGGTTCCCCAGGGTGAGGTGCCCGGTGGGTTTGACCCCGCTGAAGATGCGGGTGCCCGGGGCCCGCGCCGACCGGCCTCCAGCACCGTCCGCGGAAGGCCGCGCCGCTGGTCCCGACTCCTGTGTCGTCGCCGTCATGTCCTTCGTCTCCTGTGTCCGTGTCCTGCGACAGTTGGAGACCGCCACCCGGTGAGGCGGCCGGGGGAGAACATGCGAACGGCCGCCGAGGCGGCGGCCGTTGGATGCGTACGTCAGTCCCGGGCCGCCCTAGGCGGCCCACCACTGGGAGTTGTGCGTACACGAGGTCATGCGCACCACAGTACCGCCACGGGGGCCCTTGCGGTCCAGACCCGGGCGGGCCAGACCCGTGCGGGCCGGGGCCCCGCGGGCTTCCTCCCGGGCAGGGTTGACACGGGTGGAGGGCATGCGTAATGTACTCCGGGTTGCCCGACGTGAGCGCCGACTCCGGTCGGTCCCCGGGCGACCATTCCGCAGCAACCACCCGACTTCGAACGCGCATTGCCGTGTTCGTCTTCGTGCGCGCTTTCGGAATGCCCGGCGGAACGGGAAGCAGCCGATTTGGATCGGCCGGTGAACGTCCGCTAAAGTCTCACTCGTCGGAACGGCCGAAGGGCCGGAAAGACAAGCCCCGCTGACTGGGGGTCAGGCACTGGAAAGCGTCTGATAGAGTCGGAACACAACGAAGGGAAAGCCCGGAGGGGCCCCGAAAGGGTCACTGAAGGCAGCGTCCGTTTCTTGAGAACTCAACAGCGTGCCAAAAGTCAACGCCAGATATGTTGATACCCCGTTTCGGTCGGTTTTTGATCGGGATGTGGTTCCTTTGAAGAAGTAATACACAGCGAGGACGCTGTGGACGGTCGGATTATTCCTCCGGCTGTCCCGCTCTTGCGTGGAGACATTCACGGAGAGTTTGATCCTGGCTCAGGACGAACGCTGGCGGCGTGCTTAACACATGCAAGTCGAACGGTGAAGCCTTTCGGGGTGGATCAGTGGCGAACGGGTGAGTAACACGTGGGCAATCTGCCCTGCACTCTGGGACAAGCCCTGGAAACGGGGTCTAATACCGGATATGACCTGGGGGCGCATGCTTCCGGGTGGAAAGCTCCGGCGGTGCAGGATGAGCCC encodes:
- the proC gene encoding pyrroline-5-carboxylate reductase, which translates into the protein MTQTVAVLGTGKIGEALLSGMIRAGWAPDDLLVTARRAERAEELRIRHGVRAVDNAHAAKAADTLILAVKPQDMDALLTELAPHVGADKLVISAAAGIPTTFVEDRLTDGTAVVRVMPNTPVLVDEGMSVISAGRHADETHLARAEAIFQPVGKTLRVPEKQQDAATALSGSGPAYFYYLVEAMTDAGILLGLPRAQAHDLIVQSAIGAAVMLRDSGEHPVKLREAVTSPAGTTISAIRELENHGVRAALIAALEAARDRSRELAGGA
- the trpS gene encoding tryptophan--tRNA ligase, with the translated sequence MTATTQESGPAARPSADGAGGRSARAPGTRIFSGVKPTGHLTLGNHLGAMRRWAEVDQHRAESLFCVVDLHALTVEHDPARVRRLSRQTAGLLLASGLDPEVCTVFAQSHVDEHARLMYLLECVATDGEMRRMIQYKEKSARARTSGQGVRLSLLTYPVLMAADILAYGATEVPVGEDQTQHVELTRDLAVRFNQRYGHTFVVPRATVPAVAARVMDLQDPSAKMGKSHAATSGIVYLLDEPDAVARKVRRAVTDGEPGVSYDREARPGVANLLEILSACTGEEPGALAERYDGIGVLKADTADAVVELLRPLRARHAEISADPAYVDGVLREGAARARALARPTVDAAYEAMGLLRPA